The nucleotide window tatatatttacttttatgtatatatttactttatatatttactttatatatttactttatatatttccttttatgcatatatttttatatgcacATTTTCACATAGCAATTGCCTTgtaacatttttatcattttccttaaaaataaaaaagacgCATAAATATCGCTCTTACTCCATTATATGCCCACTtgtaatttaattattattatgaaaattatttCTGTTCAAATTCGAATTGTATATTGCCAAAGTAGTTACAAGATAAAGTTAGGATAAAAATAAGGGCCCTAGCAAGTTGTTTATTTCATCCTATTTGTGAAGACACAAAaaatgcatacatatatatatgcatatatacaaTCGGTATATAAATCGGTACATAAATTGGTACATAAATCGGTACATAAATTGGTACATAAATTGGTACATAAATTGGTACATAAATTGGTACATAAATTGGTACATAAATTGGTATATAAATTGGTATATAAATTGgtatataaatttgatatatttttcttaatttaCTACTTGTATAATTTGCCTATGCCCATACACACGATCTTAAGATTGAGATTCAAAAAATTTGGAAtccaaaaataatattctgTTATATAATTGGTgactatatttatataaatttaaattgaTAGTGTATATATCTTTATTCCctataaaaattacaaaaaagtAAGAAATACATTTAAACTGTTATTATGTCATATCATGTCATATCATATCATGTCATATCATGTCatgtcatatattttatacttgGGAAGAGATTAATTCTTTCATCATCTTGGACAGTATTCAAATTATAGGTTACATgaaaattgttatattttaacgTTGGCAAAAAAAACTCGCAAAAGTCTctaaaaataagaaataaaaaacaaatattaaataaatttacatataatatgatatacatacaaagaattatcattattcatatcaaaataatatactctctttctctttttatatataatcataatatattttactttaCTACATCATTTCCTATGTTAGTATAAAattctattttttctatCGACTTTAATTCGACTTTTGAGCAaagaataattttatttattctattGATACTCATcttaaaatgtaaaaaaaaaaaaaaaaaaaaaaaaaaaatatatatatttccctTTGACTAAGTCATATACACATTTATTAGatcttcattattatttttctactTCATTTTTCGTTTCATTTTTCTACTTCATTtttctatttatttttccatttcatttttccttttttttctgaATCTCACATAATATTTGTCtcctattatattttatggatttttatttcaaaataaacaaattatgaACATGTATTAAAATGTGGATACTAAACATACTCAACTCAATAAAattgtgcatatatatgtacatgtacataatatgtatatatgtgcatTTGCCGCGTCACTTATAAGTATAAAAGCGTGATAGTACAAATAATAGTTCCTACTTAGTTTTcctattaatatttttttttttttttggtttttttttgggttttttttttttttttttttttcaatgtaTGCATATAACACATGCTTACTCCCCTctatataacaaaaatagCAATATTAAACTATTGTCACATTTTCctgttttataaaataacacGATATGATACCTAATTTTGATACTTTATATATGACCAAATTATGtacaagttttatatttttttcatacttgacttttttttttttacactcTTCAACAAACATGTCAAAATCaacacataaaatatagcTACTTATGTAATGATCAAAAATATAGCATCTAATAATACctcaataatatttataacatccaaataaaaaaataagcaagCTACAACCCTTCATAATTGTACACTTTCATAATTGTACACTTTCGTAATTGCACATACTTTCCCTTTTTAAAGAACAATAATaacttattaattttatttcctttagcagttttttttttttttttttttttttttttttaaattataaaaatattaagttAAAAAGCATACATGAAagaatttcaaaaaaaataaaatgatagcaatgatataaaaattgtaaaagatttataaataataatttaatttactaatgtaaaaaatgcatgaaaaaaaaaatatatatacatatatatatatacaattttaaataaaagatGATTGCCCCACTCTCTTTTGTTATGTGGGTACCCCTAATAGATTcgtatatatagatataattattaaGAATAATGTGCTGATCATTTTATACATTGTTTTAAATTTCGGTTTCTTTTtcatgtgttttttttttcttctgcATTGCCCATTATGCTCTTCAATATTACAGTATGTTCAAGGTTATCATAAAATTTGTGATATATTTCGAAAATATTTAAGACagaatttttttaacaaaagtTTGTTTATTCATCACCAGTATTTGTTGTAAGGgctttattttcatctttcttagattttgcttttttttcttctttatttttttttctttttacaGATGTTGCAATTCCATTATAGTATGCATTGTTcaatttttgtaattttttcttttctatattttttttagttttcttttcttttttatcttttgcATTTTCAGAAATGCTTTTCTTCATTCTTCGAACTGCTAATGATCTTAACAATTTATATGCTGGGTTAAGTCTGCATCTAACAGCAAAATTTGTTAATGAGTTTTTGTTTTGGGTTCTCTTTTTGCATGGGTTCTTTTTATCTAATAAGCTAGCTTGAACTTGATCACTATTAATTATTCTGTATATATCAGCATTATTAACAATTGGTTTAggtaatatataatgtttcTTAGTAACATATTTTTGGAAAGTTTTTCCATAAATAACatctaattttttaaatgcatcTTCACTCCATATACATAATCTACCAATAGAACCACCTGGAgctaattttaataaacttAATTTTTCAACATTACATAAATCTACACCTGGAATATTTCTAAAAGCTTTTTTAATTCCTGAATCTTTGCTATAAATAATAAGTGGTCCattacttattttatattttctatttctcatttttccttttcccgctctaatttttttagatttaatTAATCTATTAACTTCATCTCTTAATCCTAAgcttattaaaaatttaagagcatcttttgttttttgcAAACTTTCGATATCATTACTAGCAACTAAAGGAACCTCTTTTAAATTTGATATTCTATGACCCCTTGCCAAAACTAATGAAGTAATACCACTAGCAGCAATAGAAGAGCAAACAGCatatcttttttcttttaaatttatttttcttccCCATCTTCTCCATATTTTTGTAGGATTAAACATACCACCACCTCTACACATATTACCAAAAGCAGCCTGACCAGCTCGATGTGTACCTCCTCCTGGAACTCTTGGAATTCTAGCTACTGCTCTTCCTGTACCCCATGATTCTGCTGATGTTTCATATCCTGCACCTAATTTCACAGCATATGGATGCCTTGTATTTTTTGACATATtgctaaaaatatattctattAAATCGTTCCTTATTGGGGTTTGAAAAACAACAGGAATTTCAACTTCCCCAACTACCTTCTTCCCACTGATACTATAAACATTTGCAAGTGGTCTTATAGTTGCCATTTATTTcgattttaaatttaataaattatgtttttaAAACTGGGGGAAAATATctggagaaaaaaaaaaaaaaaaaaaaaaaatgtcaatTTTTAAAACTGAAAAATATGACTAATTATTTTTGGTAGATGCACATACACAAACCGTATCACTTTAACGTATCACTTTATATGTAGTGGTGATATGGGATAGAGAAAAAGAGAATGTGAATAATGCTATATCGAGACTAAAATaagaaattttattttgtcataTTAAGCAAGCTACAACTCTTGTTCGCTCATACCATATTCCCTTTATGTTTCaacaaatatgtataatgtatatataatatatattttttttttttttttttttttttttttttttttatatacaacaaaattaaataaaaacaagcATAATCGATTTgagaatatttataaacaatTCATAATGTataagttatatatattatttccatttctacattaataaaaagctggaaaaaaaatctataaaatattataaatatttaccttttcttttttatttctcaAAAGGAGTTTTTATTGtgtttataataaagtttcaattataacaatattatttccttttttttttacaaatttaaaaagcatattttaaataaaaaaaaaaaaaaaaaaaaatcttaaTAACTAATGACTACTTTTTTATACTGCGAAATTGCATATAttgtaaattatatataatttaagaaatatatttttttatattaatattacaagtttaaaaataccacattattttttaattaatttgttcCTTTATTTTACGATACTATTTTGTATGTACATACAAATATACGCACTATTCTTTGTATGTTTAATTggcaaaaaataaaaaaatataataaaaatgtaataaaaaatgtagtgaacaaatttaatataatcataatatatatatgtaaatattatcaTGTAAATATcatgtaaatattatatgtaaatatgaATAACATTTTAACAATGCCAATAAGCAAGTCGCTATTTATTGTAAGGAAAACATTTTAAgcactttttttatataatataatttatacttatttttccaatataataaaattagtacgcaaaaaaattaacagtatgtatatatatatgcacaagaataaatggaaatataaaccaattttttcttattttatattttatgccTTTTATCCTTTGAAAGGGATGAAAAGGGTTTTCTATTTTCTACAGCTCCTCAAAAATATTCCCCTCTTCTTTCCCCTAATGCTAATAAAACAAAACcctttctttattattactatgcATATATGAAAagttacatatatatttattattataatatattatttgaaaatgccaaaatataaacaaaacatttttttttataacgaATTTCCTCTATTTTAATTTTCCtgaatttatgaaaaaatatgtagtaattattttattatatacatgtacatatgtatgcttaaaaaaatgtattattttattttgtttaaaattgttataagttatatttaattattatactaGCCAATTTTTTCACAATAATATcaacttaaaaaatttttaaaaataaatgaattaaacCCAACcctaaaaatatgtatttccattttactctcaattttatattaccTATTTTCCGAGAAGTAAAACACCCTTTCTcctattttcatcattttcaacatttcatcattttcatcattttcaaccttttcatcattttcatcattttcaaccttttcatcattttcatccattttcatcattttcaacACTTCGATTTATGCTTGTTTGATAAAAATGGCAATCTGTTTATTTCTTCTTCGGCTTTGCTTTTAAAGTTGCACAAAATAATGAACATGTACATTTTAggatgtataaatatatccatcctttcttttctttttgtcCTGTAATACTCCCGTGGTAGGtaactatatattttgcaaACGGTCCATGCCCATGACATAAAATGGGCAGAGTAAAATAGGCGAAAAAATAGGCGAAAAATGGGCGAAAAAATGGGCAGAAGCATATATTATTGCATAAGGTCATGTAttaaaaatcattttttattccaCTAGTGTAAGTCCCATTTTCTCTATCATCAGTTTAATAAGCAAATAAACATTTAAATATCCTTCCCACTTAACCTTATTTTTCAACTTAGTTGTTTGTATTattgaatttttaattagatcaataatttcattattatttaaattggggtttattgaaaataataatgaaataactCCGGTAACAATAGCAGCTGAAAAAGATGAACCACCACTTATAGCATATTGATTATTAATATGCGTCGATAAAATATCATTTCCTTGGGTTCcaaaattaacatatttattactATAACATGAATCTTTggataaaataatatcattatttGAATCCTTATCAATATTAGAAACAActaataaatttgttaacTTTGCTAAATAAGCGGGTGGATACAATTTCATTAAATTTAGGTTGCACTCTCTATACCCACCACTATCACTATTTCCATCACTGCCACCATCACTATTGCCATCGCTATTAGTATTCGCTTCCGTTTTAGTATTCGCCTCCGTTTTCCTGTCCCCTTTTTGTTTGCTTTCTTGATATTCTTCATCCCCTTTTTGCACGCAATTTCCCGAAGATGTAACGACGataattccttttttttccaaCTCCTTTAatgcataatataaatggggataattttttttagtgGAAAAGCTTGCATTAATgatttttgcatttttttctGCACAATAATTAAAACATTCTAATACATCACTTATATTACCaacgttattattatttaaagctttacaaattattaattttgccattttatttattccttGTATTCCCTCTTTcccatttatattaatattatttccaTTCCCAGCAATAATTCCAGCTATAAAAGTACCATGACCATGTTCATCTATTGGGTTAGAGACActaaaaaaatcatatttattatcttgtttttttttttgacgATAATTTCCTTCAGTAGATTTCATATCAATTATAGAATCTTTTAAATCTGGatgattataatttattccTGTATCTATAATACAAACATTAACATTATgtttttcatataaattaGACAGTTGGGTTCCTTTAATTAATTCGCTTATATCATTTTGTTCttcgataatatttatttttttatatttttttaaatttatattactatttttaaacatagatgaattatttatttggaaatttttctttttttcattaGAATGTAAagaataatcattttttggaatataattctttaaaaatttattataataaattggTTTAAGCTTATAATCAGCTTcaacattaatttttttattattttttaaagcatataaacaaaattttattaatagttCACTTTTATTTGGGGTTATATcataaagatataaattaacatgttctaatttttttattttaccaCAATAATTAAGtagtttaataaattttttattcataaaacCAGGAtaatttaacatattattttcatttttaaaacttataattaaTCTATGAATTTTTGgagatattttaaattta belongs to Plasmodium yoelii strain 17X genome assembly, chromosome: 11 and includes:
- a CDS encoding ribosomal protein L4/L1 — protein: MATIRPLANVYSISGKKVVGEVEIPVVFQTPIRNDLIEYIFSNMSKNTRHPYAVKLGAGYETSAESWGTGRAVARIPRVPGGGTHRAGQAAFGNMCRGGGMFNPTKIWRRWGRKINLKEKRYAVCSSIAASGITSLVLARGHRISNLKEVPLVASNDIESLQKTKDALKFLISLGLRDEVNRLIKSKKIRAGKGKMRNRKYKISNGPLIIYSKDSGIKKAFRNIPGVDLCNVEKLSLLKLAPGGSIGRLCIWSEDAFKKLDVIYGKTFQKYVTKKHYILPKPIVNNADIYRIINSDQVQASLLDKKNPCKKRTQNKNSLTNFAVRCRLNPAYKLLRSLAVRRMKKSISENAKDKKEKKTKKNIEKKKLQKLNNAYYNGIATSVKRKKNKEEKKAKSKKDENKALTTNTGDE
- a CDS encoding subtilisin-like protease 3, putative, producing the protein MKVKYLRYIHIWSLIYHVCNVIYNRSLHIIEIRKKSEIGWGRNNRKIRILNQINNKELEINKNSKTNIYDIFSDDDIINNEIIMKNYYKNLKKTKFKISPKIHRLIISFKNENNMLNYPGFMNKKFIKLLNYCGKIKKLEHVNLYLYDITPNKSELLIKFCLYALKNNKKINVEADYKLKPIYYNKFLKNYIPKNDYSLHSNEKKKNFQINNSSMFKNSNINLKKYKKINIIEEQNDISELIKGTQLSNLYEKHNVNVCIIDTGINYNHPDLKDSIIDMKSTEGNYRQKKKQDNKYDFFSVSNPIDEHGHGTFIAGIIAGNGNNININGKEGIQGINKMAKLIICKALNNNNVGNISDVLECFNYCAEKNAKIINASFSTKKNYPHLYYALKELEKKGIIVVTSSGNCVQKGDEEYQESKQKGDRKTEANTKTEANTNSDGNSDGGSDGNSDSGGYRECNLNLMKLYPPAYLAKLTNLLVVSNIDKDSNNDIILSKDSCYSNKYVNFGTQGNDILSTHINNQYAISGGSSFSAAIVTGVISLLFSINPNLNNNEIIDLIKNSIIQTTKLKNKVKWEGYLNVYLLIKLMIEKMGLTLVE